One segment of Anopheles stephensi strain Indian chromosome 3, UCI_ANSTEP_V1.0, whole genome shotgun sequence DNA contains the following:
- the LOC118512165 gene encoding thiosulfate sulfurtransferase-like isoform X1 gives MLCGTAAMRCASFQVRRYAGRGCCSWVSVARTGRNIEIPFAAKNVAQRDIFLRSMHATVRSFATTASPNDCGGNRFAPACIEPQLVATTADIDDLPNHPEKLLIDVREPSELAATGQIPTSINIPLKTVRTELSLTPEAFEQKYGRKKPAASDPIIFSCRSGVRAGQAALEADQLGFKNFSAERSFFNTGVTFSRLLLCCSNTMSIATYEEVLDLPNHPEKLLVDVRNPDELAETGKIPTSINIPLDKVKQAFGPETSEEAFVQQYGVAKPGLDHYLILSCRTGRRSQMAIEAIAELGYRNARNYKGSWTEWAAKQGK, from the exons ATGCTATGCGGAACAGCTGCGATGCGGTGCGCTAGTTTCCAAGTCCGGCGCTATGCAGGCAGAGGTTGTTGCTCCTGGGTTTCGGTAGCACGCACGGGACGCAATATCGAAATCCCGTTTGCAGCCAAGAATGTGGCACAGCGAGACATATTTCTCCGTTCGATGCATGCTACCGTACGATCGTTCGCCACTACCG CAAGCCCAAACGATTGCGGTGGAAATCGGTTTGCTCCGGCCTGCATCGAACCGCAACTTGTGGCCACCACTGCAGACATCGACGATCTGCCAAACCATCCCGAGAAGCTTCTGATCGATGTGCGCGAACCGTCGGAGTTGGCCGCCACGGGTCAAATACCAACGAGCATCAACATTCCCC TCAAAACAGTTCGTACTGAGCTAAGCCTCACGCCGGAAGCGTTCGAGCAAAAGTATGGACGCAAAAAACCGGCCGCTAGCGATCCGATCATCTTTAGTTGCCGTTCAGGAGTTCGCGCGGGACAGGCGGCCCTCGAAGCGGATCAACTAGGCTTCAAAAA TTTCAGTGCCGAACGGTCGTTCTTCAACACGGGCGTAACCTTTAGTCGCTTGCTGCTCTGCTGCTCCAACACGATGTCGATCGCTACGTACGAAGAGGTGCTCGATTTGCCCAACCATCCGGAGAAGCTGCTGGTCGATGTTCGCAATCCGGATGAGCTGGCCGAGACGGGCAAAATTCCTACCAGCATTAACATTCCGC TGGATAAGGTAAAGCAGGCGTTTGGGCCCGAAACGAGTGAGGAAGCGTTCGTGCAACAGTATGGCGTGGCCAAGCCGGGTTTGGATCACTATCTTATCCTCTCGTGTCGCACGGGTCGCCGAAGCCAGATGGCAATCGAAGCGATTGCAGAGCTTGGTTATCGAAA